Proteins from a genomic interval of Candidatus Desulfofervidus auxilii:
- a CDS encoding DUF86 domain-containing protein, whose amino-acid sequence MTPTKINKEVVTQRISWVLKMIESIKELPLQDQNEFLKDKRNVASAESYLRRALEALLDLGRHILAKGFGYPATEYKDVAKGLLEKDILPEKEAILLKKMAGYRNRMVHFYHEITPEELYEICYYHLDEIKQVLDKLIEWLKKNREKMDEGI is encoded by the coding sequence ATGACACCTACAAAGATTAATAAAGAAGTGGTTACACAAAGAATCTCTTGGGTTTTAAAGATGATAGAGTCTATAAAGGAATTGCCTCTCCAAGATCAAAATGAATTTTTAAAAGACAAAAGAAATGTGGCATCTGCTGAATCTTACTTAAGAAGGGCATTGGAAGCATTGCTTGACCTTGGCAGACACATTTTAGCCAAAGGTTTTGGCTATCCTGCTACAGAATATAAGGATGTAGCAAAGGGGCTTTTAGAAAAAGATATCCTTCCAGAAAAAGAAGCAATTTTATTAAAAAAAATGGCTGGCTATCGTAATCGTATGGTTCACTTTTACCATGAAATTACACCAGAAGAATTATATGAAATCTGTTATTATCATTTGGATGAAATAAAACAGGTGCTAGATAAATTAATAGAGTGGCTGAAGAAAAATAGGGAAAAGATGGATGAGGGGATTTAA
- a CDS encoding nucleotidyltransferase domain-containing protein, with product MNKIKNELKQLAEKYDIQIIYAFGSRAKEALNLVEGKIERLSKGVSDLDIGIKPRRRLNVEEKVEIALALEEIFDVKRVDLVIIPEAPIFLALEIVKGELLYAKDLTYEAEYQLYIMRQAAELIHYERMKQKMILGF from the coding sequence ATGAATAAAATTAAAAATGAACTTAAACAACTGGCAGAAAAATATGACATTCAAATCATTTATGCCTTTGGCAGTAGGGCAAAGGAAGCACTTAATTTAGTTGAAGGAAAGATTGAAAGACTTTCAAAAGGTGTTTCTGACCTTGATATAGGCATAAAGCCAAGAAGAAGACTTAATGTAGAAGAAAAGGTTGAAATTGCCTTAGCTCTTGAAGAAATTTTTGATGTTAAAAGGGTTGATTTAGTAATCATTCCTGAAGCACCTATCTTTTTAGCCCTTGAGATAGTAAAAGGCGAATTGCTTTATGCCAAAGATTTAACTTATGAAGCAGAATATCAACTATACATCATGCGTCAGGCAGCAGAGCTCATTCATTATGAACGCATGAAACAAAAGATGATTTTAGGGTTTTAA
- a CDS encoding type I restriction-modification system subunit M: protein MIPRWLEKRHEILWEAFQNSPFKFEDAAKVLKEKNQDNEDQVNVFLSELRKKGWLTVEFDPQDARKRIYKLKSKKEIIFNLLSVSKEELTRGELEALLKKAADLIRTRVDYTFILTLLFYKRICDKWEKEFKEAYKEALADGLSEEEAKEEAKNVVYHDFDIPEEFLWEKLRREPSRLPENFSKAMKALAERNPELRDVFENVDFVQFTTSRENAEILRQLVELFSAKSLHNVSPDILGDAYEWILHYFAPQKAKEGEVYTPREVIKLIVEILAPKPGESIYDPACGSGGMLIVSYKYVENEHGRKEADKLFLFGQEANHKTLALAKMNLYIHDIRNAQLVLGDTLLYPKFKEGEGIKKFDIVIANPPWNQDGYDETVLKKGEFWKERYKFGFTPRQSADWAWIQHMLSSAKDDTGRVGVVIDNGCLFRGGKEKVIRTQILNADLIEAVILLPEKLFYNTGAPGAIIILNKNKQNKNKILFINASKEYEQHPEVRKLNRLGDEHIKKIANAYKEFKDIKGFCKVVSLDEIKENDYNLNVTLYIFPEEEIEEIDIAKEWKELMWIEKELSEVNKKIEAYLVELEYE, encoded by the coding sequence ATGATACCAAGATGGTTAGAGAAAAGGCATGAAATTTTATGGGAGGCATTTCAAAATTCTCCTTTTAAGTTTGAAGATGCGGCTAAAGTATTGAAAGAAAAAAATCAAGATAACGAAGACCAGGTTAATGTCTTTCTTTCAGAGCTAAGAAAAAAGGGATGGCTTACAGTAGAATTTGATCCTCAAGATGCAAGAAAAAGGATATATAAACTAAAAAGTAAAAAAGAAATAATCTTTAACTTGCTTTCTGTTAGCAAGGAAGAACTTACAAGGGGTGAACTTGAAGCACTTTTAAAGAAAGCAGCAGACCTTATCAGAACAAGGGTAGATTATACTTTTATTTTAACTTTGCTTTTTTATAAAAGAATCTGTGATAAATGGGAAAAGGAATTCAAAGAGGCTTATAAAGAGGCTTTAGCAGATGGCTTAAGCGAAGAAGAAGCGAAAGAAGAAGCAAAAAACGTAGTATATCATGATTTTGATATCCCTGAAGAATTCCTTTGGGAAAAACTAAGAAGAGAACCCTCTCGCCTTCCAGAAAATTTTTCTAAGGCAATGAAAGCATTAGCAGAGAGAAATCCAGAGCTTAGAGATGTCTTTGAGAATGTGGATTTTGTTCAGTTTACAACTAGTAGGGAAAATGCAGAAATTTTAAGACAACTTGTTGAGTTATTTAGTGCAAAATCGCTTCATAATGTCTCTCCTGATATTCTAGGAGATGCCTATGAATGGATTTTACATTATTTTGCACCACAGAAGGCAAAAGAAGGAGAAGTTTATACACCTAGAGAGGTTATAAAATTAATCGTAGAAATACTTGCTCCAAAACCAGGTGAAAGCATCTATGACCCAGCCTGTGGCTCAGGTGGCATGCTTATTGTTTCTTATAAATATGTGGAAAATGAACATGGTCGTAAAGAAGCAGATAAACTTTTTCTTTTTGGACAGGAGGCCAATCATAAAACCTTAGCCCTTGCCAAGATGAATCTTTATATCCATGATATACGCAATGCCCAACTAGTGCTTGGAGACACCCTCCTTTATCCCAAATTTAAGGAAGGAGAAGGTATAAAAAAATTTGATATTGTCATAGCTAATCCCCCTTGGAATCAGGATGGTTATGATGAAACAGTGCTAAAAAAAGGGGAGTTTTGGAAAGAAAGGTATAAATTTGGATTTACACCAAGACAATCTGCAGACTGGGCTTGGATACAGCACATGCTTTCATCAGCAAAGGATGATACAGGCAGAGTAGGTGTAGTCATAGATAATGGTTGCCTTTTTAGAGGAGGGAAGGAAAAGGTTATAAGAACACAGATTTTAAATGCTGACCTGATAGAAGCTGTTATTCTTTTGCCAGAAAAACTTTTTTATAATACTGGTGCACCAGGGGCAATCATTATTCTTAATAAAAATAAACAAAATAAAAATAAAATTTTATTTATAAATGCCAGCAAAGAATATGAACAACATCCAGAAGTAAGAAAACTAAATCGTTTGGGGGATGAGCATATAAAAAAAATAGCAAATGCTTATAAGGAATTTAAGGATATAAAGGGCTTTTGCAAGGTAGTAAGTTTAGATGAAATAAAAGAAAATGACTATAACTTAAATGTTACTTTATATATATTCCCAGAAGAGGAGATAGAGGAGATTGACATTGCTAAAGAATGGAAGGAGCTTATGTGGATTGAAAAGGAACTTAGTGAGGTTAATAAAAAAATAGAAGCATATTTAGTAGAGTTGGAGTATGAATAA
- a CDS encoding MFS transporter, giving the protein MLKKVYIVCFVIFPFMVCSGMVYSILSLFFAKVGATKSQIGFIYTSGALAGAVTAPLWGKLADKWGKKNVLLSSMAAFILVFLGYAFSSHYTHFFFIQVIEGMAWTAMVASATALIADLAPKRQRGEAMGIYNTAWSIGWVIGPTLGGVLSEHLDFQLTFIFCAFLMLSGIFLGIFFLDK; this is encoded by the coding sequence ATGTTAAAGAAAGTTTATATTGTTTGTTTTGTCATTTTTCCTTTTATGGTGTGTTCTGGGATGGTTTATTCTATTCTTTCTCTTTTTTTTGCTAAAGTAGGAGCAACAAAAAGTCAGATTGGATTTATTTATACTAGTGGTGCTCTTGCCGGTGCTGTCACTGCTCCACTTTGGGGAAAATTGGCAGATAAATGGGGGAAAAAGAATGTACTTTTAAGTTCTATGGCTGCTTTTATATTAGTATTTCTTGGTTATGCATTTAGTTCACATTATACTCATTTCTTTTTTATTCAAGTAATAGAAGGAATGGCTTGGACAGCTATGGTAGCAAGTGCTACTGCTTTAATCGCTGATTTAGCACCAAAAAGACAAAGAGGTGAAGCTATGGGTATTTATAATACTGCTTGGAGTATAGGCTGGGTTATTGGACCTACTCTTGGAGGAGTACTTTCAGAACATCTTGATTTTCAACTTACCTTTATTTTCTGTGCCTTTCTTATGTTAAGCGGTATTTTTTTAGGAATTTTTTTCCTTGATAAATAA
- a CDS encoding chloride channel protein, with translation MEITQIRQIIVRFVTKIRLPEYVFLVLVAFIIGTFSAFGSYLFLKGVEFLWEHCFLPALTFCQSSFFNRIIIPFLPLTAAFLLFILTKLFSSQIYGYGFPTFLTNVNLRGGVIRIKDMLGRILGSLVTLGLGGSAGQEGPIAQIGGLTGAIISRFFVASEQRRRTFIACGSAGAIASVFNAPIAGVFFAQEIVLLGDFELTNFMPVVVSSGMGTIIARIFFGNKPIFQLPPYSFITYWELFFYIILGIFLGLLAYLFIRVFYAIKESFSNLPFSPYFKPFIGFFLVGLIGMFFPQIFGVGYAQVQTVLDGQMELNLMLILVFLKIFATAITLGSGGVGGMFSPAFYIGAMAGGSFGAIVHHFFPEITATYPAYAVVGIAAFLAALTHAPVTAVFLAFEMTGDYYIILPILFASVIGVIIAYAFSRDSIDTYELSQKGINLHAGHERNVLASVKVKDAMTHNVVVVPEDMTFSEFIRFVRDKKHTCFPVVNKKGELCGIISFQNFREMLAEEGPKDHIRVKDMGTKEVITAHPEDSLEKAMDKMRYHHIERLPVVDPNNPKKLVGFLSQRDVWAAYNKALLTRMRGEEEE, from the coding sequence ATGGAGATTACTCAAATAAGACAAATTATTGTTAGGTTTGTCACAAAAATTCGTCTTCCTGAATACGTATTTTTAGTCCTTGTAGCTTTTATAATTGGTACTTTTTCTGCTTTTGGTAGCTATCTTTTTTTAAAAGGAGTAGAATTTTTATGGGAACATTGCTTTCTCCCTGCACTTACTTTTTGTCAATCTTCTTTTTTTAATCGCATTATAATTCCATTTTTGCCTCTCACAGCCGCATTTTTATTGTTTATTTTAACTAAATTATTTTCTTCTCAAATTTATGGTTATGGATTTCCTACTTTTCTAACCAATGTCAATTTAAGAGGCGGTGTAATTCGAATTAAAGATATGTTAGGAAGAATTTTAGGTTCTCTTGTTACTTTAGGTCTAGGTGGTAGTGCTGGACAAGAAGGCCCAATTGCCCAAATTGGAGGATTAACAGGTGCTATTATAAGTCGTTTTTTTGTTGCTTCTGAACAAAGAAGACGCACTTTTATTGCTTGTGGGTCAGCAGGTGCGATTGCTTCTGTTTTTAATGCCCCTATTGCAGGTGTTTTTTTTGCTCAAGAAATTGTGCTTTTAGGTGATTTTGAGCTTACTAATTTTATGCCAGTAGTTGTATCTTCTGGTATGGGAACTATTATTGCTAGAATTTTCTTTGGAAATAAACCTATCTTCCAATTACCACCCTATAGTTTTATCACTTATTGGGAATTGTTTTTCTACATAATTTTAGGGATTTTTCTAGGACTGCTTGCTTACCTTTTCATTCGTGTCTTTTATGCAATAAAGGAAAGTTTTTCCAATTTACCTTTTTCACCTTACTTTAAACCATTCATTGGATTTTTTCTTGTAGGTTTAATAGGTATGTTTTTCCCTCAAATATTTGGTGTTGGTTATGCTCAAGTGCAAACGGTTTTGGATGGGCAAATGGAACTTAACTTAATGCTTATATTAGTATTTTTAAAAATTTTTGCTACTGCTATTACATTAGGGTCTGGTGGTGTGGGAGGAATGTTTTCTCCTGCCTTCTATATTGGAGCTATGGCTGGTGGGAGTTTTGGTGCCATTGTTCATCATTTTTTCCCAGAAATTACAGCAACCTATCCAGCTTATGCTGTTGTAGGTATTGCTGCTTTTTTAGCTGCTCTTACTCATGCACCAGTTACAGCTGTTTTTTTAGCTTTTGAAATGACAGGCGATTATTATATTATTTTGCCTATTCTTTTTGCTTCTGTTATAGGAGTAATAATTGCCTATGCCTTTAGTCGTGATTCAATAGATACATATGAATTAAGCCAAAAAGGTATTAATCTTCATGCAGGTCATGAAAGAAATGTTTTAGCTTCTGTTAAAGTTAAGGATGCTATGACACATAATGTTGTTGTAGTTCCAGAGGATATGACTTTTAGTGAATTTATCCGTTTTGTAAGAGATAAAAAACATACTTGTTTTCCTGTTGTTAATAAAAAAGGTGAATTGTGTGGCATCATTTCTTTTCAAAATTTTAGAGAAATGTTGGCAGAAGAAGGCCCTAAAGATCACATCCGTGTAAAAGATATGGGGACAAAAGAAGTGATAACAGCTCATCCTGAAGACAGTCTTGAGAAGGCAATGGATAAGATGAGGTATCATCATATTGAAAGATTACCTGTGGTTGATCCTAATAATCCTAAAAAATTAGTAGGATTTTTATCTCAAAGAGATGTTTGGGCTGCTTATAATAAGGCTCTGTTAACTCGTATGAGAGGAGAGGAGGAAGAATAA
- a CDS encoding threonylcarbamoyl-AMP synthase, producing the protein MAMILSSFEIEKAVRIIKEGKVIVYPTETFYGLGANALDKKAINKVFYIKKRPINKPISILIPDITWLERLVEEISPYAKELIRHFWPGPLTLVFKAKETVPSNLIASTGKIAIRISSHPLTQKFVKNLNLPITTTSANLSNNPPPTSIEEIDQEIKNKIDAIIDGGKTKGGLASTIIDVTTENLCCLRKGAIRLEDILKITGLKIY; encoded by the coding sequence ATGGCTATGATTCTTTCTTCTTTTGAAATCGAAAAGGCAGTTAGAATAATAAAAGAAGGAAAGGTAATTGTTTATCCCACTGAAACATTTTATGGCTTAGGAGCAAATGCCTTAGATAAAAAGGCTATTAATAAAGTCTTTTATATAAAAAAACGTCCAATTAATAAACCTATTAGTATCCTTATTCCAGACATAACCTGGCTAGAAAGACTTGTAGAAGAAATATCACCATATGCTAAAGAATTAATTAGACATTTTTGGCCTGGGCCTTTAACTCTTGTCTTTAAAGCAAAAGAAACTGTTCCATCAAATCTTATTGCAAGTACTGGAAAAATTGCTATTAGGATTTCAAGTCATCCTTTAACCCAAAAATTTGTTAAAAATCTTAACCTCCCTATTACTACTACCAGTGCTAATTTGTCTAACAATCCCCCTCCAACTTCTATAGAAGAAATAGATCAGGAAATAAAAAATAAAATAGATGCAATAATTGATGGGGGAAAGACAAAAGGAGGTCTTGCTTCCACTATTATAGATGTTACCACAGAAAATCTTTGCTGTTTGCGAAAGGGGGCAATAAGACTTGAAGATATTTTAAAAATTACTGGATTAAAGATTTATTAA
- the recG gene encoding ATP-dependent DNA helicase RecG, translated as MESFEKLIEKLLRPFLLAKRNNYAALEKIKFLESFVSIMIEKLMPLSAPWQQTILNQLRDIIKGFDNASRLEKQNRVDQIIKLIKNLYQPPPCFEVLLTAIDNIPLLSTRWKKIFQKKGLLSLEDLLYFLPTRYVDHRHFKRIEELKPEETAIIQGKIIASGITPIKQGERKLYKVVISDGTGYLSGVWFNFKLKYMQKEFKPGRTVTFIGTIYQYGGEKIIYHPEVNWKKEIKPEIVPIYPEIDGVYPKELRHIMQKIALNYASFLGCPLPEEIRKEYNLLPLWKAVLSLHTPEINNSVSALNRKTSPFHYTLKFLEFFLLELGLALKRKSFLEKKGISFSPTGIYIEPFLKNLPFTLTKAQQRTFTEIKQDMISPRPMHRLLQGDVGSGKTIIALLAALIAIESNYQVAIMTPTEILAEQHFLTTKKWFKDLPIKITLLTSQLKLKEKQKIYDEISNGNYHLVIGTHALIQEKVNFAQLGLVIIDEQHRFGVIQRAKLITKGNTPDVLVMTATPIPRTLAMTLYGDLDISIIDEMPPGRKPIKTLHFWEEQREEVYQFLEKMLAKDAQIYIVYPLIEESDTLDIKAATTMYEDLKKRFSKFRLALLHGRIKAEEKQNIMQAFRQGKIDILVATTVIEVGVDVPQATVMVIEHAERFGLAQLHQLRGRVGRGKEQAYCILLTPKKITPLAQERIKVMVKTNDGFKIAEADLRLRGPGEILGIKQAGFPDFRFADIISDIKILKEARKAAFKIVSKDPELKLPNHTYLKDYLYHYWGEKLKLAMVG; from the coding sequence ATGGAATCTTTTGAAAAACTTATTGAGAAACTTCTCCGTCCTTTTTTGCTAGCTAAAAGAAATAATTATGCAGCTTTAGAAAAAATTAAGTTTCTTGAAAGCTTTGTTTCTATCATGATAGAAAAACTTATGCCCTTATCTGCTCCTTGGCAACAGACAATCCTTAATCAATTAAGAGATATTATTAAAGGCTTTGATAATGCTTCAAGATTAGAAAAACAAAATAGAGTAGATCAAATTATAAAACTCATAAAAAATTTATATCAACCTCCTCCTTGTTTTGAAGTATTACTTACCGCAATAGATAATATACCTTTACTTTCTACAAGATGGAAAAAGATTTTTCAAAAAAAGGGACTTCTTTCTTTAGAAGATCTCCTTTATTTTTTACCTACACGCTATGTTGACCATCGTCATTTTAAACGTATTGAGGAGTTAAAACCAGAAGAAACTGCCATTATTCAGGGAAAGATTATAGCAAGCGGAATAACTCCCATAAAGCAAGGTGAGCGCAAATTGTATAAAGTTGTTATTTCTGATGGGACTGGATACTTATCAGGTGTATGGTTTAATTTTAAATTAAAATATATGCAAAAGGAATTTAAACCAGGACGTACTGTAACTTTTATTGGCACAATCTATCAATATGGTGGAGAAAAGATTATATATCATCCAGAAGTAAATTGGAAAAAAGAAATCAAACCAGAAATTGTACCTATTTATCCAGAAATAGATGGTGTTTATCCAAAAGAATTACGCCATATTATGCAAAAGATTGCCTTAAATTATGCATCTTTTCTTGGTTGTCCTTTACCTGAGGAAATCAGAAAAGAATATAATTTGCTCCCATTATGGAAGGCGGTTTTATCTTTACATACACCAGAAATAAATAATTCTGTTTCTGCCCTTAATAGAAAAACTTCTCCTTTTCATTATACTCTTAAATTTTTAGAATTCTTTTTATTGGAATTAGGCTTAGCTTTAAAACGCAAATCTTTTTTGGAAAAAAAGGGTATCTCATTTTCTCCAACTGGTATTTATATTGAGCCTTTTTTAAAAAATCTTCCTTTTACTTTAACTAAAGCTCAACAGAGAACATTTACTGAAATTAAACAAGATATGATTTCTCCTCGACCTATGCATCGTTTATTACAAGGAGATGTAGGCAGTGGTAAGACTATTATTGCTTTATTGGCAGCCCTTATAGCCATTGAATCTAATTATCAAGTGGCTATTATGACACCTACAGAAATTTTGGCAGAACAACATTTCCTTACTACTAAAAAATGGTTTAAAGATCTTCCTATTAAAATCACACTTCTTACAAGCCAATTAAAATTGAAAGAAAAACAAAAAATATATGATGAAATTTCTAATGGAAATTACCATTTAGTTATTGGCACACATGCTTTAATTCAAGAAAAAGTCAATTTTGCTCAATTAGGATTAGTTATTATTGATGAACAACATCGTTTTGGTGTTATTCAACGAGCAAAACTAATAACAAAAGGTAATACTCCAGATGTGCTTGTAATGACAGCTACCCCAATCCCTCGTACCCTAGCAATGACCCTTTATGGAGATTTAGATATATCTATAATAGATGAGATGCCACCTGGTCGTAAGCCTATTAAAACTTTACATTTTTGGGAAGAACAGAGAGAAGAAGTATATCAATTTCTAGAAAAGATGCTTGCAAAAGATGCCCAAATTTATATTGTTTATCCTTTAATTGAAGAATCTGACACTTTAGACATAAAAGCTGCTACAACCATGTATGAGGATTTGAAAAAGCGTTTTTCCAAATTCCGCCTTGCTTTACTTCATGGGAGGATAAAAGCCGAAGAAAAACAAAATATTATGCAAGCATTTAGGCAAGGCAAGATAGATATATTAGTAGCGACTACAGTAATAGAAGTAGGAGTAGATGTTCCTCAGGCTACTGTAATGGTTATTGAACATGCGGAAAGATTTGGACTTGCTCAATTACACCAATTAAGAGGACGTGTGGGTAGAGGGAAAGAGCAAGCTTATTGTATTTTGCTTACACCAAAAAAGATTACCCCATTAGCTCAGGAAAGGATAAAAGTTATGGTTAAAACTAATGATGGATTTAAGATTGCTGAAGCAGATTTACGGTTACGTGGACCAGGAGAAATTTTAGGAATTAAACAAGCAGGTTTCCCAGATTTTCGATTTGCCGACATTATAAGTGATATAAAAATTCTTAAAGAAGCTAGAAAAGCTGCATTTAAAATTGTATCTAAAGACCCTGAACTAAAATTACCAAATCATACTTATCTTAAAGATTATCTTTATCATTATTGGGGAGAAAAACTAAAATTAGCTATGGTCGGTTAA
- a CDS encoding MlaD family protein has product MKEKWVFILKTLLFLIFSFALLGTVIVFLGKERQTFKRTFILKTKFKSVAGLSQESPVYRYGLRVGHVARFRFLENGQVEVIMRIEARYHKQIRKGCYAKIVSVGILGDKAIDIVGGDDPNAPILPYGSVINSIEPFQLEDFISQLYPVIENVTKVAQNLAEITEKIKREHETYRQIFYNIEKITNDLAAGKGTLGALLQKKDLYQETLITIRQFNELIFRLQKNTKELPIIANETKKTIQQMQIFFVRLDNWLNEAEKLIKDLKYVGEKAKIASKDLPIVVERLRTASEGAVEVIEAAKKSWFIRRYLKLPKEKKEKKEKKPKLKEEMPSKIIWD; this is encoded by the coding sequence ATGAAAGAAAAATGGGTTTTTATTTTAAAAACATTATTATTTCTTATTTTTTCCTTTGCCTTATTAGGAACAGTTATTGTTTTTCTTGGAAAAGAAAGACAGACCTTTAAACGGACATTTATTTTAAAAACTAAATTTAAATCTGTTGCAGGGCTTTCTCAAGAATCTCCTGTTTACCGCTATGGACTTAGAGTAGGACATGTTGCTCGTTTTCGTTTTTTAGAAAATGGTCAAGTTGAAGTAATTATGCGTATTGAAGCTCGTTATCATAAGCAAATTCGAAAAGGTTGTTATGCAAAGATTGTATCTGTAGGTATTTTAGGTGATAAGGCAATAGATATTGTTGGAGGGGATGACCCAAATGCACCAATTTTACCTTATGGAAGTGTTATTAATTCAATAGAACCATTTCAATTGGAAGATTTTATCTCACAATTATATCCTGTAATTGAGAATGTTACAAAAGTTGCACAAAATTTAGCAGAAATTACAGAAAAAATAAAAAGAGAGCATGAAACATATCGTCAAATTTTCTACAATATAGAAAAAATTACTAATGACTTAGCTGCAGGGAAAGGGACTTTGGGTGCTTTATTGCAGAAAAAAGACCTTTATCAAGAAACTTTAATTACTATACGTCAGTTTAATGAATTGATTTTCCGCTTACAAAAAAATACTAAAGAACTTCCTATAATAGCAAATGAGACTAAAAAGACTATTCAACAAATGCAAATATTTTTTGTTCGTTTAGATAATTGGTTAAATGAAGCAGAAAAATTGATAAAAGACTTAAAATATGTAGGAGAGAAAGCAAAAATAGCTTCGAAAGATTTACCAATAGTTGTTGAAAGGCTTCGTACTGCTTCAGAAGGAGCGGTAGAGGTTATAGAAGCAGCTAAAAAGAGTTGGTTTATTCGCCGCTATTTAAAATTGCCAAAAGAAAAAAAGGAGAAAAAAGAAAAAAAGCCTAAATTAAAAGAAGAAATGCCGTCAAAGATTATATGGGATTAA
- a CDS encoding ABC transporter ATP-binding protein, producing the protein MKSIVCVQNLKKSFGTLKVLRGISFEVYSGETVVILGASGSGKSVLLQILVGLLSADEGKIWVHGYEVTRFRHEKEWYPIRLKTGFLFQAGGLYDSMTVYENIAFALRFHLKLPETEIKKKVKEVLSAVQLEGIEDKYPAQLSGGMQRRVALARAIALNPPLILYDEPTTGLDPIRSAVISELIRHLQKTYGITSIVVTHDLNCAFKVADRLMFLHEGKILVTGDVDTFREDKNPYLKQFLEGKIEGPIKE; encoded by the coding sequence ATGAAAAGCATTGTCTGTGTACAAAATTTAAAAAAATCTTTTGGTACTTTAAAAGTATTACGTGGGATAAGTTTTGAAGTCTATTCAGGTGAAACAGTTGTTATTCTTGGCGCGAGTGGAAGTGGAAAATCAGTATTATTACAAATTCTTGTAGGATTATTGTCAGCTGATGAAGGTAAAATTTGGGTACATGGTTATGAAGTTACACGTTTTCGTCATGAAAAGGAATGGTATCCCATACGATTAAAAACAGGCTTTTTGTTTCAAGCTGGTGGTCTTTATGATTCTATGACAGTTTATGAAAATATTGCTTTTGCTTTACGTTTTCATTTAAAGCTTCCTGAAACTGAAATAAAGAAAAAAGTAAAAGAGGTTCTTTCTGCTGTTCAATTAGAGGGGATAGAAGATAAATACCCTGCTCAACTTTCTGGAGGTATGCAAAGAAGAGTTGCTTTAGCTAGGGCTATCGCTCTTAATCCTCCTTTAATACTTTATGATGAGCCAACTACTGGTCTTGACCCTATTCGCTCAGCTGTTATTAGTGAACTTATCCGTCATCTTCAAAAAACATATGGCATTACTTCTATTGTTGTTACTCATGATTTAAATTGTGCTTTTAAAGTAGCTGATAGGCTTATGTTTTTACATGAAGGGAAAATTCTAGTTACAGGTGATGTTGATACATTTAGAGAGGATAAAAATCCTTATCTTAAACAATTTCTTGAAGGTAAAATAGAAGGGCCGATTAAGGAGTAA
- a CDS encoding ABC transporter permease, giving the protein MFIIKTLKSVFERPFFFSEIIKQIYIIGADGLPLIATAAAAVGIVLGLQTGATLHRFGAQKYIAAIVGLSIVRELGPVLTALLVASRSGSGITAEIGAMKVTQQIDALRVSAISPLNYLVVPRLIACTICLPLLTVIADVVGIIGGGIVSVFTGLSTAGWYAKVTAQFIEFEDFFPGLIKAAFFGGIIAWISTYFGFNAPRGTQGIGKATTTAVVTACLAILISDVILTKILLMVFS; this is encoded by the coding sequence TTGTTTATAATAAAAACTTTAAAGTCTGTTTTTGAAAGACCCTTTTTTTTCTCTGAAATAATAAAACAAATATATATTATTGGAGCAGATGGACTTCCTTTAATTGCCACAGCAGCTGCAGCAGTAGGCATTGTTTTAGGACTTCAAACAGGTGCTACTTTACACCGATTTGGTGCTCAAAAATATATAGCTGCCATTGTTGGTCTATCCATTGTTAGAGAATTGGGGCCAGTTCTTACTGCCTTATTAGTAGCTAGTCGTTCAGGATCAGGTATTACTGCTGAAATAGGGGCAATGAAAGTTACTCAACAAATTGATGCATTAAGAGTAAGTGCTATTTCTCCTTTAAATTATTTAGTAGTGCCTCGTTTAATTGCCTGTACTATTTGCCTTCCATTACTTACAGTAATTGCTGATGTAGTAGGCATTATTGGTGGTGGAATTGTAAGTGTATTTACAGGTTTGAGTACTGCAGGCTGGTATGCAAAAGTAACTGCTCAATTTATTGAATTTGAAGATTTTTTCCCAGGTTTAATAAAAGCAGCCTTTTTTGGAGGAATAATTGCTTGGATTTCTACTTATTTTGGTTTTAATGCCCCTAGAGGTACTCAAGGGATAGGAAAGGCAACTACAACTGCTGTAGTTACAGCCTGTCTTGCTATTCTTATCTCTGATGTCATTTTAACAAAGATTTTACTTATGGTTTTTTCATAA